The genomic segment TACACGGTCAACGCCACCAGGGATAGCCTGAACAGATACACCGTGAACAGTGTCTTTAGGTGCAGTAACTGTGAATGTCATAGAAACACGGTTTGAAGAAGCACGGCCGATTTCAGCTTCGTATAGAGCGATGATAGCATCAGCTTTATATACAGTTGAATCGTCAGCGCCAATCTTAGCTAGAGTTAGGATACGCTTGTCACCAGCAGCATCGTTCTCATCAAATACTTCAACAGTAACTTCTGCTTCTGTGTCATGTTCGTTAGTGATACGAACCCAGTTTTTATCTGTGTTGTATGCGTAAGGAACTTTAAGAACAGCACCATTTACGTCAATTGCAAACGGTGTTGTAGGGTTACAAGAAGTAGCCGTATCGTGGTAAGTAAATAGTCCACCAGTTACATCAGCTAAGTCCATACCAAATTTAGCATCAACAGAGTAACCAAAGTTCATTGGTGTAGTGCCGTTAGTTGCAAGAACTAAAGCTAAAGCACGGTCTGTATCAGCACCTGTTAGGTCTGTTGGGCCAAACACTTCTTCAGCATCAAAGTGGTAAGATGTTAGAGATGAGTTTAATGTTGCCCATTCTGTTGTTTCATTGAAATCAACATGATTAGTATTAGCAGCTAAGTGACTGTTAGTCATTTTATCTAATGCAGTTGTAGCATTAGTCATTTGAGTTAGTGCACCTAGAGTTATTGCTGTACCAGTGTACTTAGGAGAATTAGTATCTAGTAATACTTTATCTTCAGGTCTTAATACGTGAGCAAGGTCTAAAGAGTTAAAGTTGTTTTGGAAGTACGCTTCCCATACAACAGATTTTGCTGTTGTTTGGTTGTCCCAACCGCCTGCTGGTGGAGCAAGTTCACCTGCACCAGTGTTTGTTAGGAAGAATTTACGTTGTGAAGGATCTTCTGCATTTACATCAGCTTCAACAGTTAGAGTTAACTGACCTACAGGAAGGTTTTTCTCAACTGCAAGTTGGTATTGACGCTCTGCAACAACTAGATCAGAAGCGGCTTGTGTTTTAGCACCTGCAATAACGAAACCGAAGTCAGTTTTAGCATCAATAACTTCAAGTGTTACTTTTTGATCAACAGTACACTCTTCAGTAAATTCTAGATGGATACCAGGTGTTGTGATACCAGTTAGAGCAGTTGGTTGGTTTGAAGTACTTAGGAATAAACGAGTACCAGCACCAACAGTTACACCAGACTTAACCATGAATAACGCAGTTGATTCGCCATCTACTTGACCATCACTTGATGCTACTGCAGTGTAAATGTAGCTACCTGGGTTTTGTGAATCTTCTTCAACTTTAACTAGGTGAATAATGTTTTCGTCAACAGCAAATGTTGCGTTATTCAGTTTAAAAGTTAGACGTGCCGCAGGTGGTACATCAGTTGTTGGTACATAAACGATGCTTAGGTCATCTGAAGCTTTGCCAGTGTATGCAGTTTTAGTGATATCTTCTAAATCGTAATCAGCAACTTTAGTTAATTCATAAGCGATTTTTGCTGAATTGTTTGGAAGTAGATCTTTATCAGTTGATGTGCCTGTATAGCTACATGCAGAACCTTCATAAAGGTCAGCAGCTGCTAGTTCAGTATAGCTAGCAGTTGTTTTAGAAATTTCGATACATGCTTCTGTACCAGCGAATGCGTTGCCGCTCAGTAATGCACCAGCGATAGCTGCTGGAAGAAGTCCAAACTTCATTTGCTTACTCATTATTTTTATCTCCAAATATATATATTTATAAAATTTTTTTACAAGTCGACTTGCAGCCAACCTCCGCTCCCTGCTTTTGCTCAAAATAGCAAAATAGGAAAAACAAAAAGCATCACCCCAACATCCCATGGAATAGACAATATGTCAGGGTAATGTTATTACGGCAGGTGATAGCATCGTTAATTTCACACCATTGTCAGGTAAAAGTCAATTAAACATCAGTGCTTTTATTTTAAAAAAAACAGTCTGTGTCACAAAAAAATGCCGATTTATCGTGTAGTTGACAGCTTTGTCATTAGTGGGTGGGTGGTTTACGTTGTGTGGTATAATTTGGCTATGTCAGAGCAATGTCATTACTATTATAATTGTGAATTATTTCCTCTAATTTATTGATATTAATAATAACTGTCTATTTTTTTGACATTACAACTCAGTTTGGGGGAAAATACGGCACTTTTTCGATTTATACGAGTCGAAGGCAACAATATTGGTATTTTGTGAGTAAAAAATGAAAAAAAATATAAATAAAGGCTTTACACTGATCGAGCTCCTGATTGTTATGGTTATTTTAGGGTTATTAGCCTCTTTAGTTGCCCCATCCATGTTCAGCAAAGTTGCCTCATCAAAAATTAAGACGGCAGAAACTCAAATGCAGATGTTAGCGACCTCATTAGATGCTTATCGCTTAGACATTGGCATGTACCCAAGTTCACTAGAAGAGTTACGTCGTTCAGACAAGCCTCGTTGGGATGGCCCATATTTACCAAAAGACGTACCTATGGACCCATGGGGTAACCCATACATCTATAAATACCCAAGTTCTGAAAATGAATATGACCTAATGAGCTACGGTTTAGATGGCAGTGTTGGTGGTGAGGGAGAAGCAGCTGATGTCAGCTATTTTTAACCAAATAGATCCAAAAATAGCGACGCCATTACTTAACCTTGGGGTTTCTGACTATCAATTAGAGCAAGCACTGAACTACCAACAAGATTTACCTGATCGATTAGAAAAGATCATGGTAAACATGGGAGTACTAGAGCAAGAGCAGTTGGTCGAGTTTTATCAGCAGTATTTATCAATGCCTGTGTATGATCCGCTACAGCACGATTACTCATTAAGCCTAGAACAAGTACAAGGCTTCAATATTGATAAATTGTTTGAGTTAGGCTGCTTACCTTTTCAAAATATTGATGGTCAACTATCGGTAGCCTGTTCTGATCCAATGTCGATGAAAATGCTGCAATATTGGCAGACACATACCCAAGCGATAGCTTTATACATTACCTCACCACGTAGTTTAGAAGATTTAAAAGCGCAAATTGAAGCCGAGCAACAATCTCAACTGTTTGAACAAGGCGGTGACGAGCTTGCACGATTAAGAGAACTCGCTTTTGGTGCGCCAACCGTTAACTTAGTGAATAATTTAATTGTAAAAGGCATTAAATTAGGGGCTTCGGATCTACATATCGAACCAAACGGTAATCGCCAA from the Aliivibrio wodanis genome contains:
- a CDS encoding putative exported protein (No significant database matches), with amino-acid sequence MSKQMKFGLLPAAIAGALLSGNAFAGTEACIEISKTTASYTELAAADLYEGSACSYTGTSTDKDLLPNNSAKIAYELTKVADYDLEDITKTAYTGKASDDLSIVYVPTTDVPPAARLTFKLNNATFAVDENIIHLVKVEEDSQNPGSYIYTAVASSDGQVDGESTALFMVKSGVTVGAGTRLFLSTSNQPTALTGITTPGIHLEFTEECTVDQKVTLEVIDAKTDFGFVIAGAKTQAASDLVVAERQYQLAVEKNLPVGQLTLTVEADVNAEDPSQRKFFLTNTGAGELAPPAGGWDNQTTAKSVVWEAYFQNNFNSLDLAHVLRPEDKVLLDTNSPKYTGTAITLGALTQMTNATTALDKMTNSHLAANTNHVDFNETTEWATLNSSLTSYHFDAEEVFGPTDLTGADTDRALALVLATNGTTPMNFGYSVDAKFGMDLADVTGGLFTYHDTATSCNPTTPFAIDVNGAVLKVPYAYNTDKNWVRITNEHDTEAEVTVEVFDENDAAGDKRILTLAKIGADDSTVYKADAIIALYEAEIGRASSNRVSMTFTVTAPKDTVHGVSVQAIPGGVDRVLPVLDQNNWNQ
- a CDS encoding general secretion pathway protein G; the protein is MKKNINKGFTLIELLIVMVILGLLASLVAPSMFSKVASSKIKTAETQMQMLATSLDAYRLDIGMYPSSLEELRRSDKPRWDGPYLPKDVPMDPWGNPYIYKYPSSENEYDLMSYGLDGSVGGEGEAADVSYF